AACGTCTTCCGTCTGCTGGTGTAACCACTCATTTGCAGCTTTAGTTGACGCCAAAGCCCTCCAAAACACTCCCAAATAGTTGTCCCTTTTGGTGTTATTTTTGGAGGGATTGGGGAATAACTGAGTCAGAAGAAGCCAGGTTGAGTGAATAGGGTGAATGTGGCATCACTTGAAAGCCTAAGGAGGTCAGTTTTGCCATTGTTTCACCTGCGGGATTCATGCCGGATTCATCTGCAGATTTCATGCGACAAGATCTTTTTTTCCAAAACCGCCGCCGATGTCTGCACACGTTTTTGTTCTCTTTCTGTGAAATATTCTGTTCAGTTGTCAAAATTCTTGGTATACACTTTGCTAATTTCCAAGTCGTCGTGGTTAATGGCACCAACTCTGTCACGTGATATTCTCCGATATGTAGAAATGCTTCTAGCTGATATTCGGCGGTCCTCCATGATCATGTCAAGGACAGCTTTCACATTTGCAGACACAGAGACAAAAACAGGCCTTCCACTGGGATTCTCACTTTCAACACCGAAATGGCCAGTTTTAAAACTGGCGACAAAACGTTTAACGATAGCACATGAAAGGCCACTGTCGTCCAAAGTTAGTGGCCCTTCATCATAGGTCTATTTCGCACGTGTGTCATGGACAAACTTGGTTATGATGATATATCCTCTTCCACACTGAGCTTTTCTTAATTAAGGTGTTTCCATGTTCGCTTTGGATCCGAAAAATTGAAATAAGCTGCAAACACACGTAGCTGTCCATTGAATGTAGACAAATTGGCCATTATACCCAGCAACTTATCGCTACCTAGCTCACTGTCTTTCTGTGTAAGACCAATACTTATCAACATACCCTCGTACGTGCATCTGGTAACATGCTCTTCCCTTATTtgattaccactgtcattgacaTGGTGCCCCAGATAAAGTAGTTGTTTATCCTTTACAAGCTCCAAAATTGTCAGTACGTCACATTGTGAACATTACTACAAtgtatatagttttttttttaatggcctCCCCTCAAACTtcatatattttttgttttagaaatgaTAAAAAATATATTCGATATTCGACTCAATATTCGGTTAtcgtttttctcgaatattcgtattcgattcgactGGAAAATTTCGCCATTCTACCACCCCTGTATCTCAGCCCACTTGCTGAAAACGAAACGAAAGAAGGCCTTGAAAGCAATGAAATATGCAGCCTAGCAGGAAATAACATGCTACCAGTGAATATGGCGTTTCGCTAATGAATGAACAATTATATTCGTCTGAGTTCATTTCAAACATAAACTGGTTACAGTCAAAGTGAACGTAATTAAGCGAAATTAAGAGTTTTCGGCCGTTGGAGATTGAAAGTGTACCGGCCTTGCCGGCTTATCTGAGCTGGGCTAAACATGCAGCTAACTCACCGCTATATGCCCAAGGTATAGGCTACGAGGGCGCAATAAGCAGTTAGCATACAAAGTAGCTCTTAACAACGAGCGCATACATCGTTCGCGGGGCGTTGAAAGGCTGTTTTTCGTGAATATCTTGTCACAGAGCCAGCATCCTGGAATGTACACTCAAATAAATGGATTCCGCGCACCTTGCAGCTTCTCACAACGCGTGCAGCGGTTATAGCCGGTGGTTATGTGCAGGCTTCAGGCTATATATAGCCAGGAAGTGTGATGCGTAGAACGGATAGCCAGCGGTTTGTGTTAAAAGAGAAAAGGGGAGATACCATCCTTGTTGACCTTTGTTTCAGGGTTCCAATGTTACTAACAGAGGTGGTGCAAGGTAGAGAAATGCAGTCATCAAATATTATGTGTCGTTGTCGCTCTACGTCGCTAATCGGGGATACTTGAAATGGGCCAGGGAGATTTCTCCTTTCTTTATGGAAGGCGCCATCGTTCTGTAGTGGGCTTTATTACGCCGGGGACGACAATCGGATGATGGTGCAGTCCTCCGTTAGTGCGCTTCCCTGGTCGTATCAAGTTGAATGTGAAATTAGGGCACGCGGCTCTATATGCCATGCTGGCGGCGGGCGTCAGTCTTCGCTTCACGAGTGTACAGGGAGACGACAGCTCCAGTCCGTATTGTGTGCACAGAGGCGATGGCGCTCCGCCACACCGCTGCGCATGGTCCGGACGGACAAAtaataatgagaaaaaaaaaaaaaggaggaaaggaATGGGGAATAAACGTAGGCAACGGCCGAGGAACGCCGTAGGCGCGTTCACGTTTCCAACGAGGTCCTGTGTACCCAGCGGCCAGGTGAATCGGCTCGAGCGAGGGACAAACACAGCGAAAGCGAGCCGCGAACTGCGCGCACGGATAGCCGAACCGTATACTGCCGCTACGCGCCACGCTGACCCGCCACCGACAGTGGGCTCGCGGACGCCGCCAGAGACACACGCTCACCAAAGAAGGACGACCATGCGAGCACCGCTGCTGATTTGCGCGGCCCTCACAGGTATGCATGAGTCTCCCTTTACGCTAACGCATGCGTGCCCTTGAAATGCATCATTATCTATACTCATTGCTACGCTAGTATACGAAAGAGGCGAACACCAAACGGGAGAGGGGTCGCAACGTAACGCGTTCACCTCTCGCGCTGCGGAGTGTCATGGAGTAGGATGTCTTCAAGTGTTATTAATTAATGTCTTATTTGGCTACATCGACCATCGATCCTTTCGCGTCCCAAAAGAGTGGCTCCTCGTACTGACATCCGCATTCCTTACGGACAGAAAAGGAGGCATTGCTGGTAACACAACGAAAGACAACTatgtcccctccccccctcccctactCCACTAAAGAAAGGGCGATGCTTATTTCAGTAAACAGTGAAATGGACAACGTTTAACGTTTATGCATAATGGCGTGACAAGGGCAGAGCAGTTATATTAAAAAGACTTCAGGGATCGATCTCTACATCTTCCTGTACTCTTCTGACAACCCCACTATGCCCGGTGCCCAAATGACCTGAGAAAGTACAGCTGTTGCAAGAGAAAGTCCACAAATGAGGCCCTACGCTAGTataggagcataggatgcagtaATATTACAGTGCAGCAATGTCTTGCGTATTGTACGTCACAAAGACTTTGTGGATGTTGTGTAGATAGAATAGGCAAATGGAAGGCGAGGACAATGCGTTGTAGCACTTTCCCTGTGGTTAAAAGTGTACCGTGGGGAAATGACTGAACTATATGTAGACAAAGCAATGTCCATGAAAATGAAAAGAATACCATCCACTAAGGAAGCCCATGGGTTCCTCAGAAAGACCGCTTCGCAGCGGCGAAGCTGTCGTCATCAGCAGTGAAACTGCCTTTCTTAGAAACCTGTATAGCTTTCTTTTATAACTTTATGGTGCATTCGGGTAAGATTCTAATTTTCGCCTTTTATGAAACTTCTTTTGCCTGCGAATTTCTGTAGAAGTTATTTCTTATTTGTATATTCGAATGGAAATCTAACAGAATACGGGATTGAATAATTTTATCAACTAGCCTAGAGGCAACCCGATAGACGTATTCAAAGAGTCATGAGGGGAAAGGACTGCCGTAATTATTCGAAGGTTACAATAAAGACACGCCTTGCGGATATTTtaacattcctttttttttgttagtcTCCTGAGCTAAACATGTCTTGCCATGTGCTTTAGTAAAACattttcttgggcgagttggttcataacTGAGAAGAAAAatagaagcgcgaaagaaaccaGGACGAGACGAGTACACAGGACTGGCGCTTGCCCTATGTGGAGAGGCTATATTGGGCTTATTAAATATTAAATATTAAATAAACAAAGGTTTATTTCAGTGACCCGTGTTTACACTCTGTAAATAAGGTTAACTCCTTATTTGAAAGGTGCCCAGATGAGGTACTCGCAAATCTGAAAGGTGCACAGATTTGGTACTCACACACGCATAACCAAGCCAAAATATTGTTTCTGCCTCTGTAACTTCGCGCGCACGCTTGTCTCTGTTTCTGCTGACAAAACTACGCTTTCTGAACCGCTTTTTTCTCAGTGTAGTTTTGTCAGAAGAAACAGCGACAAGCTTACACGTGAAAGTGTAGAGGCAGTAACAATACCTCGGCTTGGTTAGGGTTTTTGAGCACCCAATCTGTACACCTTTTAGATATGAATTTAACCTTCTTAATTAAGAAAGTGAATCACGCAAGTAAAATGGCGACACTGGGTCGCCGGAGATAATCCTTTGTTGGTAGTTAGCGCTCGTTTGTAGTGTCTTTCTTTTTGTCCGTCTGTGTGTTTCTGCACTACGATTTGTCATGATGTCTAATCAACAAGTCCAAACAGTCATAATTTCGAAAGGACCGACGTTTTTTATAACGTAATTATATATAGTACCAGAGGTAGTAGTATGCGGCTGACGCAAGGTGCAGCTAAAATGTGATAAAATCTGACTCTCTTTTGTGTCTgcagcctgctgctgctggccggcCGGGGCTCAGGACGACACAACAGACGCGCCGGACGTTGCCACCGACCAGCCTCCACCTGCCACGACacccccgccgccgccgccgccgccaccaggcATCAACCCGAATCACTCGTATTACCCGCCCAGCTACAGACCTCACTTCGGTGGTTATAACCCTAACGGGTACTGGAACCGCTACCCTAGCCATGGCTACTATCCTCACTCCTGGTCGTACCGACCTCCCGCCTATCACCCGCCTCCCACCACATACGAGTGGTGGAGGCAGTTCAACAGGAGGCCTTCGTTCGAGCACGGTGGCTGGAGTGGTGGTGCTGGAGGCCAAGGTTACTCGCCGTCAGGCTGGCTCCGGCTACAGCGACAGCTGGTGGCAGCCGTACTACGTGGCCGTGGGCTACTATAGGCGAAGCAGCTACCCACCTCAAATGGGCTCTAGCTACCCGCCTCAAACGAGCTCTAACTACCCCAGCTACGGTGGACACTACGGCGGTTACGGCTCCGGTGCCGTTTACCCATATGTTAGCGGTAATGACAAGTTTGGCTACCCGTACTACAGGAGTGGATATTACGGAGGGGGATTGTACGGCGGGCAGAGCGGTTACGGTGGAGACTACACCCGCTCTTATGGCTGTTATTCTAGTGGCTGCGGAAGTTACGCACCCTCTTATCCATACAGCGGTGGCTATCCGTACAGCGGTGGCTATCCGTACAGCGGTGGCCATCAGTACAGCGGCGGCTATCCGTACAGCGGTGGCTATCCGTACGCAGGGGGTAGCTATGGCAGTTACCCGTACTCTAACACTTACGGAAACTACCCTTACTACGGTATGGGTTATGGAGTACAGCCGAACTACGGAGGTGGGCATGCTTCTTACGGAAATGGTCATGGCACATACTACGCAAGCGGTAGTGGCCAAGTAGGTCACCCCTCTTACAGTACTGGCTATTACAGTCCTCAGAGCTATGGTTACGGCTATGGGTATGGATATCCGTATTATAATCAAGGTAGCAGCTACAGTAATGGCTACAGAGGCTATTCGACTGGAAAGTACTCTGGTGGTGGCTCGTACCCGTACGGAGCTCATTATAACCGCTACTACCCAGACTATCATCGTCACTATTACTATCCAGGAATGACTCGCGGCTGGTACGACTGTACTTACTATCCCACAGCAGTCAACAAGGGCTACGCAGTCTCAGGATCTGAAGGCATAAAACAAAAAGTTGACCTTACCAAACAGAACACCGAGAAAATAAAGAGGACGTTCACGCGAAGGTCTATTAGGGATTTGCTGAAAAGCTCTGAATACGCCGTCCCGGAGACCAGGAGGGCGAACGATCGGGGTCCTATGTTGGACCTCTCAAACGATGGTCTCGGCGGTGGTATGACACTTCTATCCCAAAACAGTGCGACGAAAAAGGACGCTCCCGCCGGTCTGTTTCAGACTACGGATAAGGCGAGGTCGTTGGCCAAGACAGACGGATCCAACGACAGCGACCAGCGCATCACGTCCGAAATGGTGGAGAGCTTCGAGAGGAGGCTGACCGCTATGAACCGCATGTTCGAGGAGCTGCTGACTCCTAAGGACATGCAGGAAAACGGCGAGTACTTCACGAGACGCATTCGGACGTACCGCAGGCTGCTCGGCCAGATGCAGCAGAGTGGTATGGGAGTCGGCGTGTCACCGAACGACGTCTATTCGCAAAACGTGCTGCGCCGGCTCAAAACGCTCGAGAGCGAGTTGGACGATCACCGGAGGAGGGCGCTGCGAACTCTTTACCACGCCTTGACCGACTCGGACCTGACGGTGTCAGACAAGCTCAAAGTACTCGCCACCGTGTACAACTTCGCTAAAGGTGACATGAGCGACGAAAGCGACGAGGGTGCCGAATCTATAGAAAGAAGCGTGATCTCGCCTGAGGCTGAAGCTGGAAAGGCATCTGAAAATAGTAACTCGATGACAGATGCAGAGGTGAAGCAGTTTAACGATAGGCTGGATAAATTCTTGGAACTTATACGGAACACGGAGCCGTCGACCTCTGAAGAAGGAGGCGAAGGACGGTCCGACGCTTCGGCTGGAGCTTCGAAGTCCTCGTCCAACAGCCTGGAATCTTCAAGCTCGGAGTCGTCGAGTTCAGAGTCTGACAGCTCCGGTGACCGGACAAAGTTTGAAATCAAAGGATCGGTCAGCTTGGCGGTTGATGTGGAAGGAAAGACTGACTTTGGCGCTGACAGCATTGGTAATCTGATGAAGACATTACTGTCCTGAGGGCTCAATTTCCGTGAACGCAGAGTACTTTTTTTCTAATAAAGCCGATTCTATGCCTTTATTTCTATATATTCCTATATCGGTATTTCTTTACAACATTTTGTTATAGGTCTAcgctgcatgaaaaaaaaaagtcatgttTAGCGCGAACTTCACTGACAACAGAGACCTGTATGGAACGGTATACATCTTGCTCAACTTTTTAACGAATCAAACTTGGCTCTACGGGCACTGAAAAACGAAATATTCACATGACACAAGGAAGTGCGAATAAATTGCAGAAAATGGATCCTAGAAAGCCCCGTAGGTTTCGTGCACTGCAACTTACCGCAAATCTAGAAACTCGAGCTCATGTATAAACCAAAAGATACGTACAAACCATGCGAGGCACAAATGTAGCCTTGAGTGTTAGACCAACACAATATACTAATTCGGCACAGCGCATGGAACTGCCCAGACCCATAGCCTATACTATATATCGACAGACCACGAAGACCACACAGACAGAGCCTTATCTGGCAAAGGAAAATTTCTAAGACCAAATGACCACTCTCTCATCTGGCTCGTTCACGACAGCACATCTAACGTACTGAATATAGAAGTCATAACCAGAGGTGTATCCGGAaagggaaagggagggggggggggcacttatgGGGCTTCAGGTTTCTTCAGCTATCAGATTTTGATTGTGTGAGCGTGGAGGAAGCATTCATCAATATAACTCATTTATTCGTATTCATTTATTCGGCTGCGCACATGTTAAGTAGCGTATTTTGATTGTGTTGAATATGAACATTCGTGCGTAATCCGCCGGAATGCattaatacattttattttccaaagtgtggtgCTTCGGCCTAAATGATGTATTAAGTTTTTATGGGCTATACGAGGAAAGGTAAAATGAAAAGTGCTTAGATGCTTTAAGGTCGCTCTTTAGGCCGGCTTCCAGGACGAAGCCCCACAAGCATCGGAGAACTCCTCTGACTTCGACCAATTACGGTATAAAGGCAAGATTCTCCCATATAGCGAGAAAATAAAGACGATGATCGGAAATCGTCTGAAAATATTTGAACAGTGGCAAAGGGGAGACGAAAATAGGCGACGAGCACACAGGCCCACGTTGTACAGTATGGCTGGCACAGAGCCAGGAACAACTCAGGTAGTCTGAGAAGCATGAATATATCATCTGACCTTCGTGAAGTACTGTTGCAACTGTGCGGCAACTGTCCTACGCgtctgaaacgaaaaaaaaaaacgaagaagagagagagagagagagagagagagaaaacgccaTACTCTATATAATGCTCAGAGTTCTTACGATAGCCGTGCCTGACGCTTCACCTgtacaggaagaaaaaaaattcacgagGTCTCATATGTTATTCCTAAGATTACTTGATGGCGAAAgtccaagtgccgatgcattaaatacggacacatgacgtacacatacccttaattcgcttagtctacttcgctaagtcatccctcttaattcgcttaaccatcctcttaattcgcttagtctacttcgcttagtcatccctcttattTCGCTGAGTCAGCCACTTAAtccgcttagtcatccctcttaattcgctttataattcaccttatcatccatcttgcttgctcacgggggtatgagtgcttacgggggtatgaaccattgatgatgatagtttttatacctttcgtgtcgtcgacacGTTTTCGGTCAAGGACTTTGAAgttcgactgaacgatgagatatacaaggttttcgccttaataacaaCAGTAATTATAAATGGCATTGCAAATTTTCCAAGAAATGTGGCACGTCTGTATACCGGTATGTGACATTCTCTACCAAGAGCTGTGTAACTGATCAAGGGAGTGCGCGGCCTGCATCATCACTCTGTCCCCTTCGTGTAGCGCAAGCTAATTTTCTTGATATGTGCTGACGTCACCGCAGGCTCACATAGTCCAGTCGAACCTTTAAAAATTCAGTTCTATTAACAGTTTACTAACATATTTCTTTAAACATTTTAGTAACACTCCGTCAACAATTGGCCACCGAGTTGCATTTGAAACATGGTTATATAGTATACAAAGGAAAAcatttgaaggacactttgtaaattccaaggtgtgttcggcgaaagtttgtggccattcgactgactatgccatgtATTTTTTTGTGCATTACACTCCCAGCGGAATGTACAAAATTACTCTTCGAATTACTcttcgactgctgcaacgagacgtctgacgaaggagcgttgccgcgcgcgccgctgtgccatcacgtgattgctgagagagtgtaagggggagaggccacagctgtggcggcgcaactgttgtatgcaccgctgtgccatcacgtgattgctgagagagtgtgagggggagaggccacaactgataccattccagggcacggacggacggacggtcggccGCCGCGAGTATGAGTCATTAAATGATATCGCCTTAATAATTGCGGAACAACCATAGAGTGTGTTTGGAAACAAATCTAAGAAGTGTGGGAAGTTGCGTGTTCGAGAAATTATTTAGCATTCCACAGCAGCAGGCAATGATTAAGGAAAACTACTCCATGAGACCAGCATTGCCGCTATGTTTCACAGAAATGGCCTTTGAAAAATTAGTCATTGTCGAACTGGGTCCCAATCGAAACctgctttagaagaaaaaaaaaacacaagtgtCTAGTTACGTTCTATCGAAATGtgtctttagaaaaaaaaatagaaaaagtaaTTATTTCCTTTCCACTAAAAATTACTGCTAGAAGAAAGTAACTTCAATTAAAATTAAAACGGACTTTATAAAAAGTCACTTCAAATTTTAAAGACGTGCTAATAAAAACTGTCTTTATAAAAAAAGTAACTTCAAGTTTTCAAGACATGCTATTAAAGATTGTCTTCATAAAAAGTAACTTCAATTTATAAACACACTTATTAGAAAGCgttctttacaaaaaaaaaggctGTCTTTTGGCATTGTACAAACAAGTGTTATTAGAATGTACATGCAAATTGGGTGTAACTAAGGTCACTTGGAGGTTGTTAAAAATTATAAAGAATGTTAAGAGGAATTTTTGTAAGGGGACTCTAGGAGAGATCTCCACacgtacacatacacacactacTTGTTCAGGTCTTCGAACCAGTGATAAATAACTTAGCAGCGACTGTCATGGATCTAAAAAGAGAAAGGACGCTTCTGAAGTGACTATAAAGCTATATAAACGAGTATAAAGCAAAAATCACATAACAGGGACGTGTTGACAGGCCCTGTTCAACTGCGACAGATTTACATAGATAGCTGCAAGCCTTAGTGACCCACACAACTCTCGCGTTGACTTGTTAACGCTTGATGGCCTTCTACGCGTCATGAGTGGGATCATTAGGATGGGAGAGAAGCACATGACCGGTCGGGAACAGACGTGCCACGGGAGCGGCAAGGGAAGCGAGATAGCAAATTGGTTTTTCTTAGACGTGGCCTCCGGAGATCGCAACGGCGCTCGTTTCAAGGTGAGTCGCGGTAGGGTCTCGGAGGACACGTTTTGGCTTACGTGTTCTGCACACTGCACGCTAGTGGGCagtctgcataaaaaaaaaaaaaacaatagacaACAGAAACGCGACCATTATAGAACATGAGAAGCCAACCAGTAAGTATTATGCTAACGTGCTGGACAGTGGCAGTGGAAAGGATGTTAAACGTATAGAGTCGGAGAGTACACGGATAGGCGCAGTGGATGGGAAACCGCATGCGGAACTAAAAcgtcgatataacaaagttgaagggggagcctcACTTCGGTGTACTCATTACTTCGTTAGAGCTATTGTCCACCCTGCCGACGTCATGGGTCACCAGGAAAGGTGGGGGTTTGCTGTTAGTAACCACTGGGTAAACCGATGTAAAAGACCGCCACTCAGCGCCGAAGGACCGCGAAAGGTTTTCTGCCGTGTCTTTGTTGCCTGGATGATTTTTCTCTGGTAATGTAATGCTGTCAACGCTAATCCATGCATCTTCGCCGTCCATGTGTGTGCTCAATCATAGTGGCGTAACAGGTGCCCACAGCCCAGGAGCCCTGCATGCAAGAATCTAATTTCGTATACGACGCTCGTCAGCGTGCGCAAGCGGATGCTTATCAACAACAAAAACGCCTTTATTTACGCCGGCGTGAGATAATTAA
This genomic stretch from Dermacentor silvarum isolate Dsil-2018 chromosome 2, BIME_Dsil_1.4, whole genome shotgun sequence harbors:
- the LOC119442850 gene encoding uncharacterized protein LOC119442850 yields the protein MATILTPGRTDLPPITRLPPHTSGGGSSTGGLRSSTVAGVVVLEAKVTRRQAGSGYSDSWWQPYYVAVGYYRRSSYPPQMGSSYPPQTSSNYPSYGGHYGGYGSGAVYPYVSGNDKFGYPYYRSGYYGGGLYGGQSGYGGDYTRSYGCYSSGCGSYAPSYPYSGGYPYSGGYPYSGGHQYSGGYPYSGGYPYAGGSYGSYPYSNTYGNYPYYGMGYGVQPNYGGGHASYGNGHGTYYASGSGQVGHPSYSTGYYSPQSYGYGYGYGYPYYNQGSSYSNGYRGYSTGKYSGGGSYPYGAHYNRYYPDYHRHYYYPGMTRGWYDCTYYPTAVNKGYAVSGSEGIKQKVDLTKQNTEKIKRTFTRRSIRDLLKSSEYAVPETRRANDRGPMLDLSNDGLGGGMTLLSQNSATKKDAPAGLFQTTDKARSLAKTDGSNDSDQRITSEMVESFERRLTAMNRMFEELLTPKDMQENGEYFTRRIRTYRRLLGQMQQSGMGVGVSPNDVYSQNVLRRLKTLESELDDHRRRALRTLYHALTDSDLTVSDKLKVLATVYNFAKGDMSDESDEGAESIERSVISPEAEAGKASENSNSMTDAEVKQFNDRLDKFLELIRNTEPSTSEEGGEGRSDASAGASKSSSNSLESSSSESSSSESDSSGDRTKFEIKGSVSLAVDVEGKTDFGADSIGNLMKTLLS